A section of the Streptomyces sp. NBC_01591 genome encodes:
- a CDS encoding MFS transporter, with amino-acid sequence MTTASEATPHSVTSKDSTTDNRSGRVLALVLAAQFMALLDIFIVNVAAPTIQSELGASGAGLQLIVAGYTITYAVLLITGASLGDLLGHGRAHLIGLGVFTAASLACGLAAGAGQLIAFRLVQGAAAAVMIPQVLSLIQRHFTGEARIRALGAYSAVLATGAAAGQVVGGVLVSADLFGAGWRPVFLVNVPIGLILLVLGIRLLPREPRTAPGRAQARARGLDLPGLVLLAAAVTLLTVPLVLGQELGWPVWSQVCLAASAGFFAGFVGYESRLAARGGAPLIAPRVLRVPGIARAALRILLVMAINAGFLFAMTLHVQGGLGYSPLRAGLMFAPTALVFGATGLTWRRWPAGLQGALVSGGFVLVAVASAAVGLLMRGGGDGGPALYAAFVAMGVGLALSFSPTLTRALADVRPKDAADASGVLVTVTQLGQLTGVAVFGTLYLNRLDTQGVQGSGHALWVCALALSVAAAAGAAVGLVRRR; translated from the coding sequence ATGACGACGGCCTCCGAGGCGACTCCACATTCCGTAACCAGTAAAGACTCCACCACTGACAACCGCTCCGGGAGAGTGCTCGCCCTGGTGCTCGCGGCTCAGTTCATGGCACTGCTCGACATCTTCATCGTCAATGTCGCCGCCCCGACGATCCAGAGCGAACTCGGTGCTTCCGGCGCCGGGTTGCAGCTCATCGTGGCCGGTTACACCATCACGTACGCGGTACTGCTCATCACCGGCGCGAGCCTCGGCGACCTGCTGGGACACGGCCGGGCCCATCTGATCGGGCTCGGCGTCTTCACCGCGGCCTCGCTCGCCTGCGGACTCGCCGCGGGGGCAGGGCAGTTGATCGCCTTCCGGCTGGTGCAGGGCGCAGCAGCGGCGGTGATGATTCCGCAGGTACTCAGCCTCATTCAGCGCCACTTCACCGGCGAGGCGCGGATCCGGGCGCTCGGCGCCTACAGCGCGGTGCTCGCCACCGGGGCGGCTGCCGGGCAGGTGGTCGGCGGAGTGCTGGTCAGCGCCGATCTGTTCGGCGCGGGCTGGCGGCCGGTCTTCCTGGTGAACGTGCCGATCGGGCTCATCCTGCTGGTGCTTGGTATCCGTCTGCTGCCGCGCGAACCGCGCACCGCGCCCGGCAGGGCCCAGGCGCGGGCCCGCGGTCTCGATCTGCCGGGGCTGGTACTGCTTGCCGCCGCTGTCACGCTGCTCACCGTCCCCCTGGTGCTCGGGCAGGAACTGGGCTGGCCGGTCTGGTCCCAGGTCTGCCTGGCCGCCTCCGCGGGGTTCTTCGCCGGTTTCGTCGGATACGAGTCACGGCTGGCCGCGCGCGGTGGTGCGCCCCTGATCGCGCCCAGGGTGCTGCGCGTTCCCGGCATCGCCCGAGCGGCGCTGCGCATTCTCTTGGTGATGGCGATCAACGCGGGCTTCCTTTTCGCGATGACCCTGCACGTCCAGGGAGGCCTGGGCTACTCGCCGTTGCGTGCGGGGCTGATGTTCGCGCCGACCGCTCTGGTATTCGGTGCGACCGGACTGACCTGGCGACGGTGGCCCGCGGGGCTCCAAGGGGCCCTGGTGTCCGGCGGGTTCGTGCTCGTGGCTGTCGCCTCCGCGGCTGTCGGGCTGCTGATGCGTGGCGGCGGCGACGGCGGGCCCGCGCTGTATGCGGCCTTTGTGGCGATGGGCGTCGGCCTGGCGCTGAGCTTCAGCCCCACCCTCACGAGGGCGCTGGCGGACGTACGTCCTAAGGACGCGGCCGATGCGAGCGGCGTATTGGTGACGGTCACCCAGCTCGGTCAGCTGACCGGGGTCGCCGTATTCGGCACGCTCTATCTCAACCGCCTTGATACGCAAGGGGTGCAGGGGTCGGGGCATGCGTTGTGGGTATGCGCCCTCGCGCTCTCCGTGGCCGCTGCGGCAGGTGCGGCGGTGGGGCTCGTGCGGCGTCGGTGA
- a CDS encoding helix-turn-helix transcriptional regulator: MTTVTTHQAAHQAAHRTAHRTENPTADPTGRHRRRPELAAFLRNRRARVTPADVGMAPGLRRRTPGLRREEVAQLSGVGVTWYTWLEQGRPINASPQVLDAVARTLRLDASEREHLYHLAEVACAPGRQSDAVEVGPEIQGIIDALDPHPAVVYNARYDILATNPAYRDLFAVPEITGTGIRNVLWTLFTVSEEACPVVHRAQELPIMVATLRGAYGRHAGEPAWESFVEQLSAASQYFAELWRSGDVAPPGPRVKTFRHWASTGEIRMTSVSLSVHGLPECRIVAYTPADEESRERVAALRRRREE, from the coding sequence GTGACTACGGTGACGACACATCAGGCGGCACATCAAGCAGCACATCGAACGGCACATCGAACGGAGAATCCGACGGCAGATCCGACGGGCCGGCACCGGCGGCGTCCGGAGCTCGCGGCCTTTCTGCGCAATCGCCGGGCGCGGGTGACACCCGCCGATGTGGGCATGGCGCCCGGACTGCGCCGTCGCACCCCGGGCCTGCGCCGCGAGGAGGTCGCGCAGCTCTCCGGCGTCGGTGTCACCTGGTACACCTGGCTGGAACAGGGGCGTCCGATCAACGCGTCACCGCAAGTCCTGGACGCCGTGGCGCGCACGCTCCGGCTGGACGCATCGGAGCGCGAACACCTCTACCACCTGGCGGAGGTGGCCTGCGCACCCGGCAGGCAGTCCGACGCCGTCGAGGTGGGGCCGGAGATCCAGGGCATCATCGACGCGCTCGATCCGCACCCCGCCGTGGTCTACAACGCGAGATACGACATCCTGGCCACCAACCCCGCCTATCGCGACCTGTTCGCGGTCCCCGAGATCACGGGAACGGGGATACGCAACGTGCTGTGGACGCTGTTCACGGTGTCCGAGGAAGCCTGTCCCGTCGTCCACCGGGCGCAGGAGCTGCCGATCATGGTGGCCACGCTGCGGGGCGCGTACGGGCGCCATGCGGGCGAACCCGCCTGGGAGTCGTTCGTCGAGCAGCTCTCGGCCGCCAGCCAGTACTTCGCCGAGCTGTGGCGCAGTGGGGACGTCGCCCCGCCCGGGCCGCGGGTGAAGACCTTCAGGCACTGGGCATCGACCGGGGAGATACGGATGACCTCGGTGTCGCTGTCCGTCCATGGGCTGCCGGAGTGCCGGATCGTGGCGTACACCCCGGCCGATGAGGAGAGCAGGGAACGGGTGGCCGCGTTGCGGCGGCGCCGGGAGGAATGA
- a CDS encoding histidine phosphatase family protein — protein sequence MNGGGGGRGRRIVLWRHGQTAWNLERRFQGSTDIALTEAGVGQAQRAARLLASLKPDAIVASDLQRAAATAAELAAITGLEVAHDAGLRETYAGAWQGLTHEEIVGQYGEQYAAWKRGEPVRRGGGELETEVADRAAPVVLGHADKLPESGTLVVVSHGGTIRTTIGRLLGLEAHHWEGLGGLSNCCWSVLGEGARGWRLLEHNAGTLPEPVLGDDT from the coding sequence CTGAACGGCGGCGGAGGCGGCAGGGGCCGCAGGATCGTCCTCTGGCGCCACGGCCAGACGGCATGGAATCTGGAGCGCAGGTTCCAGGGATCCACGGACATCGCTCTCACCGAGGCCGGAGTCGGGCAGGCCCAGCGGGCCGCCCGGCTGCTGGCCTCGCTGAAGCCGGATGCGATCGTCGCCTCCGATCTGCAGCGGGCGGCGGCCACCGCCGCCGAGCTCGCCGCGATCACCGGCCTCGAAGTCGCGCACGACGCGGGACTGCGCGAGACCTACGCGGGCGCCTGGCAGGGTCTCACCCACGAGGAGATCGTCGGGCAGTACGGCGAGCAGTACGCCGCGTGGAAGCGCGGCGAGCCTGTGCGCCGCGGCGGCGGTGAGCTGGAGACCGAGGTCGCCGACCGGGCCGCCCCGGTCGTCCTCGGACACGCCGACAAGCTGCCCGAGAGCGGCACGCTCGTCGTGGTCAGCCACGGCGGCACCATCCGCACCACCATCGGCCGGCTGCTGGGCCTGGAGGCGCACCACTGGGAAGGGCTCGGCGGGCTCTCCAACTGCTGCTGGTCGGTGCTGGGCGAGGGCGCGCGCGGTTGGCGCCTGCTGGAGCACAACGCCGGCACGCTGCCCGAGCCGGTGCTCGGCGACGACACGTAG
- the rsfS gene encoding ribosome silencing factor: MTATDRSIELINAAAQAAADRLAHDIIAYDVSDVLSITDAFLLASAPNDRQVKSIVDEIEERLQKELGAKPVRREGDRDARWILLDYVDIVIHVQHSEERVFYALERLWKDCPEIALPEDAVKTRGKAEEHARLTGSTEGEQS; this comes from the coding sequence GTGACCGCCACGGACCGCTCCATCGAGCTCATCAACGCCGCCGCTCAGGCGGCCGCCGACCGGCTCGCGCACGACATCATTGCGTACGACGTCAGCGACGTGCTGTCGATCACGGACGCCTTCCTGCTGGCCTCGGCCCCCAACGACCGCCAGGTCAAGTCGATCGTCGACGAGATCGAGGAGCGGCTCCAGAAGGAGCTCGGCGCCAAGCCGGTACGCCGCGAGGGCGACCGCGACGCGCGCTGGATCCTCCTCGACTACGTCGACATCGTCATCCACGTCCAGCACAGCGAGGAGCGTGTCTTCTACGCGCTGGAGCGCCTCTGGAAGGACTGCCCCGAGATCGCGCTTCCCGAGGACGCCGTCAAGACCCGCGGTAAGGCCGAGGAGCACGCCCGGCTCACCGGCAGCACGGAAGGTGAGCAGAGCTGA
- a CDS encoding LCP family protein, with product MNDRQNPYDPYYQQPQIIGYDEYGQPVYQQPQHVQHQAYDPYAPQQPQQPQQPQQPQQTQQPQQADQGYGYDPYAQPQPQQPHPPQHVQQQAYDPYAQPQQPQQQAYGGYDGYGYDTGGQPAAVDTTQQWNIPQQAPAQPSPPAPAPTPPEPGPEPGAGAEPDVAVPGQRRADRDYRTEQFSFIEEPDEDSEDVIDWLKFTESRSERREEARRRGRNRMVALIVVVALIVVGGVGYLWSAGMIPGLSGSEKDNTASTGPQKRDVIVVHLHNTKKGGTSTALLVDNVTTKQGTTVLLPNSLAVADDDGTTTTLGKSVEDDGAAGTRDSIGTLLGTDISGTWRLDTPYLETLVDLVGNIEVDTDTEVPDAKKNASPLVKKGEAQTLSGQMAVAYATYRGPGEAETKQLMRFGEVMRSVLRKISDDPKAATVTVQTLAQILDPSLPEKDLGASLAKLAQHAKVGDHKTALLPVQADGALTDAATESVVKDILGGTVKAPAADATVRVGVKNATGNKDGTGSAQIKLVNGGYVFVGGGTAETTALSEVVYKTAADKQKATGVAKTLGLPEDAVKQGKPAANADVSVVLGQNYKIE from the coding sequence GTGAACGACCGACAGAATCCGTACGACCCGTACTACCAGCAGCCGCAGATCATCGGCTACGACGAGTACGGGCAGCCGGTGTACCAGCAGCCGCAGCACGTCCAGCATCAGGCGTACGACCCGTATGCGCCCCAACAGCCCCAACAGCCCCAACAGCCCCAACAGCCGCAGCAGACCCAGCAGCCGCAGCAGGCCGACCAGGGGTACGGCTATGACCCGTACGCCCAGCCGCAGCCCCAGCAGCCGCATCCGCCGCAGCACGTCCAGCAGCAGGCGTACGACCCGTACGCCCAGCCCCAGCAGCCCCAACAGCAGGCGTATGGCGGCTACGACGGCTATGGCTACGACACCGGCGGGCAGCCCGCCGCGGTCGACACCACCCAGCAGTGGAACATCCCGCAGCAGGCACCCGCGCAGCCGTCCCCGCCCGCACCTGCTCCGACCCCGCCGGAACCCGGGCCCGAGCCTGGCGCCGGCGCGGAGCCGGACGTGGCCGTCCCCGGGCAGCGCCGCGCCGACCGCGACTACCGCACCGAGCAGTTCTCCTTCATCGAGGAGCCCGACGAGGACTCCGAAGACGTCATCGACTGGTTGAAGTTCACCGAGAGCCGCAGTGAGCGGCGCGAGGAGGCCCGGCGCCGCGGCCGCAACCGCATGGTCGCGCTCATAGTCGTGGTGGCCCTGATCGTGGTCGGCGGTGTCGGCTACCTCTGGTCCGCCGGAATGATTCCGGGCCTGTCCGGCTCGGAGAAGGACAACACGGCGTCGACGGGCCCGCAGAAGCGGGACGTCATCGTGGTCCATCTGCACAACACCAAGAAGGGCGGCACCTCCACGGCGCTGCTCGTCGACAATGTGACGACCAAACAGGGCACCACGGTCCTGCTTCCCAACTCGCTCGCGGTCGCCGATGACGACGGCACCACTACCACCCTCGGCAAGTCCGTCGAGGACGACGGCGCCGCCGGCACCCGCGACTCCATCGGCACGCTGCTCGGCACCGACATCAGTGGCACGTGGCGGCTCGACACCCCGTACCTGGAGACCCTTGTCGACCTGGTCGGCAACATCGAGGTCGACACCGACACCGAGGTGCCGGATGCGAAGAAAAACGCTTCCCCCCTGGTGAAGAAGGGCGAGGCGCAGACCCTGAGCGGCCAGATGGCCGTCGCCTACGCCACCTACCGGGGACCGGGCGAGGCCGAGACGAAGCAGCTCATGCGGTTCGGGGAGGTCATGCGGAGCGTTCTGCGGAAGATCTCGGACGACCCGAAGGCCGCCACGGTCACCGTGCAGACGCTGGCGCAGATCCTCGACCCGTCGCTTCCCGAGAAGGACCTGGGAGCCTCCCTGGCGAAGCTCGCCCAACACGCCAAGGTCGGCGACCACAAGACGGCGCTGCTGCCGGTGCAGGCCGACGGGGCACTCACCGACGCGGCCACCGAGAGCGTCGTCAAGGACATCCTGGGCGGCACGGTCAAGGCTCCGGCCGCGGACGCGACGGTGCGGGTCGGCGTCAAGAACGCCACCGGGAACAAGGACGGCACGGGGTCCGCGCAGATCAAGCTGGTCAACGGCGGCTACGTCTTCGTCGGCGGTGGAACGGCCGAGACCACGGCACTGTCCGAGGTCGTCTACAAGACCGCGGCGGACAAGCAGAAGGCGACGGGGGTCGCCAAGACCCTGGGTCTGCCGGAGGACGCGGTGAAGCAGGGCAAGCCCGCCGCGAACGCGGATGTGTCCGTCGTGCTCGGCCAGAACTACAAGATCGAATGA
- the nadD gene encoding nicotinate-nucleotide adenylyltransferase, whose amino-acid sequence MGEQEVPTGRGKRRLGVMGGTFDPIHHGHLVAASEVAAQFHLDEVIFVPTGQPWQKSHKHVSPAEDRYLMTVIATASNPQFSVSRSDIDRSGPTYTIDTLRDLRAIHGDADLFFITGADALSQILTWRDADELFSLSHFIGVTRPGHVLTDAGLPEGGVSLVEVPALAISSTDCRERVAQGDPVWYLVPDGVVRYIDKRQLYRGE is encoded by the coding sequence ATGGGAGAGCAGGAAGTGCCTACCGGCCGCGGAAAGCGCCGACTCGGCGTGATGGGCGGGACGTTTGACCCGATTCATCATGGACACCTGGTGGCGGCCAGCGAAGTGGCCGCCCAGTTCCACCTCGACGAGGTGATCTTCGTTCCGACCGGGCAGCCGTGGCAGAAGAGCCACAAGCACGTCTCCCCGGCCGAGGACCGTTATCTGATGACGGTCATCGCGACAGCTTCCAACCCGCAGTTCTCGGTCAGCCGGAGCGACATCGACCGCAGCGGGCCCACGTACACCATCGATACTCTGCGGGACCTGCGCGCGATCCACGGCGACGCGGACCTCTTCTTCATCACCGGTGCCGACGCTCTCTCCCAGATCCTCACCTGGCGGGACGCCGACGAACTGTTCTCGCTCTCCCACTTCATCGGTGTGACGCGGCCGGGGCATGTGCTCACGGACGCCGGGCTGCCGGAGGGTGGGGTCTCCCTCGTGGAGGTTCCCGCGCTCGCGATCTCGTCCACGGACTGCCGTGAGAGGGTCGCGCAGGGGGATCCGGTCTGGTACTTGGTGCCGGACGGCGTGGTCCGCTACATCGACAAACGCCAGCTGTACCGCGGCGAATGA
- a CDS encoding M48 family metallopeptidase → MTERSNESHEKVPSRQRRRFAGISSRAYEHPADRSALVALRKLSGFDTVFKTLSGLLPERSLRLLFLSDSVRVSDAQFAHLNDMLRDACYILDLEKVPPMYVNQDPQPNAMCIGLDEPIIVVTTGLVELLDEEEMRAVIGHEVGHALSGHAVYRTILLFLTNIALKVAWIPLGNVAIMAIVTALREWFRKSELSADRAGLLVGQDLQASMRGLMKIAGGNHLHEMNVDAFLAQADEYEKGGDLRDSVLKILNLLPRSHPFTTVRAAELKKWSETRDYQRIMDGHYPRRDEDKDTSVTDSFRESASHYADTVRTSKDPLMKLVGDIAGGAGDLGGKLRDKFTGQGGSSAGKGGATDGSADSARPEGPGNPDGPGTGKGPAGS, encoded by the coding sequence ATGACCGAACGCAGCAACGAGAGCCACGAGAAGGTGCCGAGCAGGCAGCGCAGGCGTTTCGCAGGGATCTCGTCCCGGGCCTACGAGCACCCGGCGGACCGCTCGGCCCTGGTGGCCCTGCGCAAGCTGAGCGGTTTCGACACCGTGTTCAAGACACTGAGCGGCCTGCTGCCCGAGCGCAGTCTCCGACTGCTCTTCCTCTCCGACTCCGTCCGGGTGAGCGACGCGCAGTTCGCCCATCTCAACGACATGCTTCGGGACGCCTGTTACATCCTGGACCTGGAGAAGGTCCCGCCGATGTACGTCAACCAGGACCCGCAGCCCAACGCCATGTGCATCGGCCTCGACGAGCCGATCATCGTGGTGACGACGGGGCTGGTGGAGCTGCTCGACGAGGAGGAGATGCGGGCCGTCATCGGCCACGAGGTGGGACACGCGCTCTCCGGCCATGCCGTGTACCGCACGATCCTGTTGTTCCTCACCAATATCGCGCTGAAGGTCGCCTGGATCCCGCTCGGCAACGTCGCGATCATGGCGATCGTGACGGCGCTGCGCGAGTGGTTCCGCAAGTCCGAGCTGTCCGCCGACCGGGCCGGGCTGCTCGTCGGCCAGGATCTGCAGGCGTCGATGCGCGGTCTGATGAAGATCGCGGGCGGCAATCATCTGCACGAGATGAACGTGGACGCCTTCCTCGCCCAGGCCGACGAGTACGAGAAGGGCGGCGATCTGCGCGACTCGGTACTCAAGATCCTCAACCTGCTGCCCCGCTCGCACCCGTTCACCACGGTGCGCGCGGCCGAGCTGAAGAAGTGGTCCGAGACCCGCGACTACCAGCGGATCATGGACGGCCACTACCCGCGGCGCGACGAGGACAAGGACACCTCGGTGACCGACTCCTTCCGGGAGTCCGCGTCCCACTACGCGGACACGGTGCGCACCAGCAAGGATCCGCTGATGAAGCTGGTCGGCGACATAGCCGGGGGCGCCGGGGATCTGGGCGGCAAGCTCCGCGACAAGTTCACCGGCCAGGGCGGGAGCTCGGCCGGCAAGGGTGGCGCTACGGACGGCTCCGCGGACTCTGCGCGGCCGGAGGGGCCGGGGAACCCTGATGGACCGGGGACTGGGAAGGGGCCTGCGGGGAGCTGA
- a CDS encoding SCO2583 family membrane protein, with product MADRGEPPEGPPGSPAGGGEDEYRSLVFDESFVRAARLQEFSAQERMGDHAPAVRSLPARRLRTGSRAAIALVLVIALAFGMAVYMGLRHPYEAPVGRRAEPLRSTVVPLAPQGAVPGGTAAALLAESPAAHFETGSAGINLPVIRRTDNFSDSQVATALTTVKDYLVASSLDPDVLTGAVARPVELLLDPDQTAQFERSMNRPQDDGQHAAIGWLVRFDPAKVALAGPDIRVRGTLSYTEEGSDTLEVVSDHTFTYTLRPAAAGPQQAGGASLFTVRRELHFRFDREDLRLHRLELRTSYVQAGPQACPADTTGALHPLLAGQRAVSRGPAGTDPYTTGRPTAALCGTLTISSPQAPSQSPVHQGSPAPPAAQSPRSRP from the coding sequence ATGGCAGACCGCGGAGAACCACCAGAAGGGCCGCCCGGGAGTCCGGCGGGCGGCGGTGAGGACGAGTACCGGTCACTCGTCTTCGACGAGTCGTTCGTGCGCGCTGCCCGGCTGCAGGAATTCTCCGCCCAGGAGCGGATGGGGGACCACGCCCCCGCCGTACGCAGCCTGCCGGCCCGGCGTCTGCGCACCGGATCCAGAGCCGCCATCGCCCTGGTCCTCGTGATCGCCCTGGCCTTCGGAATGGCTGTGTACATGGGCCTTCGCCACCCCTACGAGGCGCCCGTCGGCAGACGGGCCGAGCCGCTGAGGTCGACCGTCGTACCCCTGGCGCCCCAGGGCGCCGTACCGGGCGGAACCGCTGCCGCACTCCTCGCCGAGAGCCCCGCCGCACACTTCGAAACAGGTTCCGCAGGCATCAATCTTCCGGTGATCAGACGGACGGACAACTTCTCGGACAGCCAGGTGGCGACCGCCCTGACCACGGTCAAGGACTATCTGGTGGCCTCCTCTCTCGACCCCGACGTTCTCACCGGCGCCGTGGCGCGCCCGGTGGAACTGCTGCTCGATCCGGATCAGACGGCCCAGTTCGAGCGCAGCATGAACCGGCCGCAGGACGACGGGCAGCATGCCGCCATCGGGTGGCTGGTGCGGTTCGACCCGGCGAAGGTGGCGCTGGCCGGTCCAGACATCCGGGTCCGGGGCACTCTGAGCTACACCGAGGAGGGGTCCGACACGCTGGAGGTGGTGTCGGACCACACCTTCACCTACACGCTCCGCCCCGCCGCCGCAGGGCCCCAACAGGCGGGCGGCGCCTCGCTCTTCACCGTACGGCGCGAGCTGCACTTCCGCTTCGACCGGGAGGACCTGCGGCTGCACCGGCTGGAGCTGCGCACCAGCTACGTCCAGGCCGGACCGCAGGCGTGCCCGGCGGACACCACCGGTGCGCTGCATCCGCTGCTCGCCGGGCAGCGCGCTGTCTCCCGCGGCCCCGCGGGCACGGACCCGTACACGACGGGCCGGCCCACGGCGGCGCTCTGCGGAACCCTGACGATCAGCTCCCCGCAGGCCCCTTCCCAGTCCCCGGTCCATCAGGGTTCCCCGGCCCCTCCGGCCGCGCAGAGTCCGCGGAGCCGTCCGTAG
- a CDS encoding SCO2584 family spore wall biosynthesis protein: MPDDVGGRPFPDGWEPDDDRGGADEDFASVVFDEDFVRAAEIHEPTAVERLLAAAQSRAEAEASRARAGGGPMDDDLYNEGYGPGAYGREGAYDDPLDPDGDGYGSGPYGRHGGALRPYRGAARWHRPVAWLLAVLMGIGMVALAFSAVYRNTSGSRQDPAPPPATTGVDSAPGSAPGATPSASTGYPRPTVSAIPRTG; encoded by the coding sequence GTGCCGGACGACGTGGGGGGCAGGCCGTTCCCGGACGGCTGGGAGCCCGACGACGACCGCGGGGGCGCGGACGAGGACTTCGCCTCCGTGGTGTTCGACGAGGACTTCGTACGGGCCGCCGAGATCCATGAGCCGACCGCCGTCGAGCGTCTGCTGGCAGCCGCCCAGTCGCGCGCCGAGGCCGAGGCCTCCCGGGCGCGGGCGGGCGGCGGCCCCATGGACGACGACCTCTACAACGAGGGGTACGGCCCCGGCGCGTACGGCCGCGAGGGCGCCTACGACGACCCGCTGGACCCCGATGGTGACGGCTACGGCAGCGGCCCCTACGGGCGCCACGGCGGCGCCCTGCGCCCGTATCGGGGTGCGGCGCGCTGGCACCGGCCGGTGGCCTGGCTGCTTGCCGTGCTGATGGGCATCGGAATGGTCGCGCTGGCCTTCAGCGCCGTCTACCGCAATACATCGGGCAGCCGCCAGGACCCCGCCCCGCCACCCGCCACGACCGGCGTGGACAGCGCTCCCGGCTCCGCCCCTGGTGCCACCCCATCGGCCTCCACGGGCTATCCGCGCCCCACGGTGTCGGCGATCCCCCGCACCGGCTGA
- a CDS encoding glutamate-5-semialdehyde dehydrogenase, which produces MTTLSPYDNMSPVAQAAYRARSAAADIAPLPRAAKDDALLAIADALEVRTGEIVTANAEDVARAREAGTSESIIDRLTLTPERIRAIAADVRDVAALPDPVGEVVRGSTLPNGIDLRQVRVPLGVVGIIYEARPNVTVDAAALCLKSGNAVLLRGSSSAYSSNVALVRVLRDAVGGSGLPADAVQLVPGENRDSVRELMRARGLVDVLIPRGGASLIRTVVEESTVPVIETGTGNCHVYVDAETDLDMAVDILINSKAQRPSVCNAAETLLVHKDVAARFLPRALDALADAGVTVHGDERVLEYAEGSKATVVEATPEDWETEYLSYDIAAAVVESLDAAVAHIRLWSSGHTEAIVTTSQAAARRFTQLVDSTTVAVNASTRFTDGGQFGFGAEIGISTQKLHARGPMGLPELTSTKYIVTGDGHVR; this is translated from the coding sequence ATGACCACGCTCTCGCCGTACGACAACATGTCCCCGGTCGCCCAGGCCGCCTACCGGGCACGCTCCGCCGCCGCCGACATCGCGCCGCTGCCGCGCGCGGCGAAGGACGACGCGCTGCTGGCCATCGCGGATGCGCTGGAGGTGCGAACGGGCGAGATCGTCACGGCCAACGCCGAGGACGTCGCCCGCGCCCGCGAGGCCGGGACCAGCGAGTCGATCATCGACCGGCTCACCCTCACCCCGGAGCGGATCCGCGCCATCGCCGCCGATGTGCGGGACGTGGCCGCGCTGCCCGACCCGGTCGGCGAGGTCGTCCGCGGCTCGACCCTGCCCAACGGCATCGACCTGCGACAGGTCCGGGTGCCGCTCGGCGTGGTCGGGATCATCTACGAGGCCCGGCCCAATGTGACGGTCGACGCCGCGGCCCTCTGCCTGAAGTCCGGCAACGCCGTCCTGCTGCGCGGCTCGTCCTCCGCGTACTCCTCCAACGTCGCGCTCGTACGGGTGCTGCGCGACGCTGTCGGCGGCTCCGGACTCCCGGCCGACGCGGTGCAGCTGGTCCCGGGCGAGAACCGCGACTCGGTACGGGAACTGATGCGGGCCCGCGGCCTGGTCGACGTCCTCATCCCGCGCGGCGGCGCCTCGCTGATCCGTACGGTGGTCGAGGAATCCACCGTGCCGGTCATCGAGACCGGCACCGGCAACTGCCATGTGTACGTGGACGCGGAGACCGACCTCGACATGGCCGTGGACATCCTGATCAACTCCAAGGCGCAGCGCCCGAGCGTCTGCAACGCCGCCGAGACGCTCCTGGTCCACAAGGACGTCGCCGCCCGGTTCCTGCCGCGCGCCCTGGACGCGCTGGCCGACGCGGGCGTGACCGTCCACGGTGACGAGCGGGTTCTCGAATACGCCGAGGGGTCCAAGGCCACCGTGGTCGAGGCGACGCCGGAGGACTGGGAGACCGAGTACCTCTCCTACGACATCGCCGCGGCCGTCGTGGAGTCGCTGGACGCGGCCGTCGCGCACATCCGGCTCTGGTCCTCCGGCCACACCGAGGCGATCGTGACCACCTCCCAGGCCGCGGCCCGCCGCTTCACCCAGCTGGTGGACTCCACGACGGTGGCCGTGAACGCCTCCACCCGCTTCACCGACGGCGGCCAGTTCGGCTTCGGCGCCGAGATCGGCATCTCCACGCAGAAGCTGCACGCCAGGGGACCGATGGGCCTGCCGGAGCTCACCTCGACGAAGTACATCGTCACGGGCGACGGCCACGTGCGGTGA